GCTTCGAGGCGCCGGTCAACCTGGTCTACTCGGCCGGCAACCGCTCCGCGTCGATCCGCATCCCGATCACGGGCACGAACCCGAAGGCCAAGCGCATCGAGTTCCGTGCGCCCGACGCCTCGGGCAACCCGTACCTCGCGTTCGCCGCGCAGCTCATGGCCGGCATCGACGGCATCAAGAACCGCATCGAGCCGCACGAGCCCGTCGACAAGGACCTGTACGAGCTGCCCCCGGAGGAGGCCAAGCTCATCCCGCAGGTTCCCGCGACGCTCGAGGAGGCCCTGGCCGCCCTCGAGGCCGACCACGACTTCCTGCTGCAGGGCGGCGTGTTCACCCAGGAGCTCATCGACACCTGGATCGACTACAAGCGCGAGAAGGAGATCAAGCCGCTGGCCCAGCGTCCGCACCCCTTCGAGTTCGAGCTGTACTACGGGGTCTGATCCTCGAGCACGACCACGAGGGCCGCTCTTCTCCGGAAGGGCGGCCCTCCGTCGTTCCCGCGGTGCCGCTCGACCGGATCGGGCGTCAGCGGTAGGTGGGCGCGTCGCCCTCCACCGGGCCGTAGAAGCGGCGCTCGAAGACGGCGCGCGCGCGGCGCGTGATCCCGAGGTAGTCGTCCTCGAGACGGGTGGCCGAGCCCGCCGGGTACTCCAGCAGGCGGGCGATCCCGTCGAGCTGGCCGCGATCGGTGGGCAGGACGTCGCTGGTGCGGTTCGACCAGAGCGTCATCGCCGAGCGCACCCGGGAGGAGAACCGCCACGCCGCGCGCAGGCGCTCCGCGTCGGAGCCGGTCACCAGCTCCGCCTCCTCCGCGACGGCGAGAGCGGTGAGCGTCGACGTCGTCCGGAGCGCCGGCATCGAGCGGGCGTGCTGGAGCTGCAGCAGCTGGACGAGCCACTCCACATCGCTCAGCGAGCCGCGACCGAGCTTGAGGTGGCGCATCGGGTCCGCGCCCTGGGGCAGGCGCTCCTTCTCGACGCGCGCCTTGATGCGCTTCACCTCGCGCACGTCGCGGTCCGGGATCGCCGCCGGGTAGCGGACGCCGTCGGCGAGGGTCTCGAAGTCGGCGACGAGCGCCGCGTCTCCCGCGACGCCGCGGGCGCGCAGGAGGGCCTGCGCCTCCCACGTCAGCGACCAGCGCGCGTAGTAGGCCCGGTACGAGTCGAGTGAGCGCACGAGCGGCCCGTTCTTCCCCTCGGGGCGCAGATCGGCGTCGAGGTCGAGCGGGAGGCGGGAGTCCTCGGTCAGGCGCACCAGCTCGGCGACCAGGAACTGCGAGTAGAGCTGCGCGTCCCGCGGCTCGCCCGCTCCCGGGCGCTGCACGTACATCACGTCGGCGTCGGAGCCGAAGCCCAGCTCCGCTCCCCCGTAGCGGCCCATCCCGATGACGGCGAACTCCGCGTCGGACCCCGGCCGGTGCGCGCTCGAGCGCCGCACGGCGGTGAGCACCCCGTTCAGGAGCGCCGTGATGATGTCGGTGAGGCTGCGCGCGGTCTCCTCGATCGTGCTCAGCCCGAGCACGCCGCCCATGGCCGTCCGGAGCACCTCCCGGCGGCGCATCGCGCGGAGGACCCCGGCGACCGCCTCCGGAGTGTCGTGCCGCGACAGCACGGCGCGGACCTCCTCACCGAGGGCGGCGGCGCTCCGGGGCCGCAGGGCGTCGTCGTCCTCGAGCCAGGCCGCCGACTCGGGGATGCGGTCCAGCAGCTCGCCGACGAAGCGCGAGCCCGAGAGCACCGTCGTCAGGCGCTTCGCCGCCCCGGAGGAGTCGCGCAGCATCCGCAGGAACCACGGCGTGCCGCCGAGCGTGTCGCTCAACCGCCGGAAGGCGAGGAGCCCGTAGTCGGGGTCCGGGCCGTCGGCGAACCACTGCAGCATCACGGGCACGAGGTGCCGCTGGATGCTCGCGCGCCGCGACACTCCGGAGGTCATCGCCGCGATGTGGGAGAGCGCGCCGCGGGCGTCCGAGAAGCCGATGGCGGCCAGGCGCGCCTCGGCCTGCCCGGCCGACAGCTCCGCTCCCCCGTCGGAGAGAGCGGCGACCGCCGACAGCAGCGGGCGGTAGAAGAGCCGCTCGTGCAGGCCGCGCACGCGGTGCTTGATGCCGTTCCAGACGACGAGGAGGTCCTCGGCGCTCCTCGCGAGACCGCTCGACCGGGCGAGGGTGCGCAGCTCGTGCTCGTCGCGCGGCATCAGGTGCGTGCGTCGCAGCCTCCGCAGCTGGAGGCGGTGCTCGAGCAGCCGCAGCGCGCGGTAGTCCTCCGCGAACTCGTCCGCCGCCGACCGGCCGATGTAGCCGCGGTCGGCGAGGGCGCCCAGGGCGAGCAGCGTGCCCGGCATGTGGATCTCGTCGTCGGTCTGCCCGTGCACCAGCTGCAGGAGCTGCACCGTGAACTCGATGTCGCGCAGCCCGCCCGGGCCGAGCTTGATCTGGTAATGCACGTCGTTCTGCGGGATGTTCTCGGTGACGCGCTCGCGCATCCGCTGGACCGACTCGACGAAGTTCTCGCGGGAGGCGCTCGACCAGACCTTGGGCGCGACGGCCTCGACGTAGGCGCGGCCGAGCTCCGGGTCGCCCGCGAGCGGGCGAGCCTTGAGCAGGGCCTGGAACTCCCAGCTCTTCGCCCACCGGTCGTAGTAGGTGATGTGCGACTCGAGAGTGCGCACGAGCGCCCCCTGCTTGCCCTCGGGCCGGAGGTTCGGGTCGACCTCCCACAGCTCGGGCTCGAGAGCGAGAGCGGAGGTGCCGCGCATCAGGAGCACCGCCATCCGGGTCGCGATGTCGATCGCCCGGGCGTTCGACAGCTCGCGCTCCGGGTCGCCCTCGGCGACGAAGATGACATCGACGTCGGACACGTAGTTGAGCTCCGACGCGCCGGCCTTCCCCATGCCGATGACGGCGAAGCGCGTCGCCTCGACCTCGGCGCGGGTGAACCTTCCGGGGCCGGAGCCCTCGACGAGGTCGGTGCGCGCCACGGCCAGGGACGCCTCGAGGGCGGCTCCCGCGAGATCGGCGAGGGTGCGAGTGACCCGGTCGATCGCCGCGACCGGGTCGGCCTGGCTCAGGTCGTGCACGACGATGCGGGTCAGGAGGCGGCGGTACCGGATGCGCAGGGCGGTCCAGCCCTCCTCCTCCCGCAGCGCCGCGAACCCGTCCACGGCACCGACGGAGTCGAGGAGGTCGCGCCGCAGCTCGGCGCGGCCGGGGAGCGTGAGGACGGGGTCGCGGAACCCCGCCAGCTCTGGGGGACGCCGCTGCAGGAAGTCGGCGAGACCGGAGGACGCTCCGAGCACCAGCAGGAGCCGGGTGAGCGCCTGGTCGTCGTCGAGGAGGAGGTCGAGGTGCTCCCGATGGCTCCGGAGCAGGTCGATCAGGGCGCGGAGCGCCGCATCCGGATCGGCGGCGCGGGCGAACGCGGCATCGAGCGACGCGAGCGAGCGGCCCGCGAGCTCCTCCGCCTCGGCGAGGCGCGCCCCGGTCTCGCCGAGTTCGGCGAATCCGAGGCGCGCGAGGTCGCTGAGAGTGCGTTCGCGAGGCATGGTGCGGAGAGGGTCAGAGCATCTCGAGGTTGCTGCGCAGCTCGTACGGAGTGACCTGAGCGCGGTACTCGGCCCAGTCCTTCCGCTTGTTGAGCAGCACGAAGTTGAACACCTGCTCGCCGAGCGTCTCGGCGACCAGCTCCGAGTCCTCCATCAGCGAGATGGCGCGGTCCAGGCTCGCCGGCAGCGGGCTGTAGCCGAGCGCGCGGCGCTCGGCGTCGGACAGCGACCAGACGTTGTCCTCGGCCTCGGCGGGGAGCTCGTAGCCCTCCTCGATGCCCTTGAGCCCGGCCGCCAGCAGCAGCGAGTACGCCAGGTAGGGGTTCGCTGCGGAGTCGAGCGCGCGGTACTCGATGCGCGACGACTGGCCCTTGTTGGGCTTGTAGAGCGGGACGCGCACGAGGGCCGAGCGGTTGTTGTGACCCCACGAGACGTAGCTCGGGGCCTCGTCGCCGCCCCAGAGGCGCTTGTAGGAGTTGACGAACTGGTTCGTCACCGCGGTGATCTCGGGGGCGTGCTTGAGAAGCCCCGCGATGAACTGGCGGCCGAGCTTGGACAGCTGGTACTGCGCGCCCTGCTCGTAGAACACGTTGACGTCGCCCTCGAAGAGCGAGAGGTGCGTGTGCATGCCCGAGCCCGGGTGGCCCGAGAGCGGCTTCGGCATGAAGGTCGCGTAGACCCCCTGCTCGATCGCCACCTCCTTGATGACCGTGCGGAACGTCATGATGTTGTCGGCGGTCGTCAGCGCGTCCGCGTAGCGCAGGTCGATCTCGTTCTGACCGGGGCCCGCCTCGTGGTGGCTGAACTCGACCGAGATGCCGAGGTCCTCGAGCATCCGGACGGAACGGCGGCGGAAGTCGTGCGCCGTGCCTCCGGGGACGTTGTCGAAGTACCCGGCGGAGTCGACGGGCTCGGGGCCCTCGGCGCCGAAGGTCGACGACTTGAGCAGGTAGAACTCGATCTCGGGGTGCGTGTAGAAGGTGAACCCGCGCTCCGCGGCCTTCGCGAGCGTGCGCTTGAGCACGTTGCGCGGGTCGGCGACGGCCGGCTGCCCGTCGGGAGTCGTGATGTCGCAGAACATGCGCGCGGTCGGGTCGATCTCGCCGCGCCACGGGAGGATCTGGAAGGTCGACGGGTCCGGGTGCGCCAGGACGTCGGCCTCGAACGAGCGGGTGAGACCCTCGATCGCGGAGCCGTCGAAGCCGAGGCCCTCGGCGAACGCGCCCTCGACCTCGGCCGGCGCGATGGCGACCGACTTGAGAGTGCCGACGACGTCGGTGAACCAGAGGCGAACGAATTTGATCCCTCGCTCTTCGATCGTGCGAAGAACGAAGTCCCGTTGCTTGTCCATCAAGGCCCTTCCTGTTTCGCCCCTAAGGCTAGTGGCTCCGCGCGGGTGCGGCGGAGGGCTCCCCCGCCCGATGCGCGACCCGCGCCTAGACTGGCGGCTATGTCAGCGCAGCCCGTGAAACGCGTTCGAACCCGCCACTTCCAGAACGCGAAGGAATCGGGAGTGCGCATCACCGGACTCACGAGCTACGACCAGCTCACCGCGCGGATCTTCGACGAGGCGGGCATCGACTTCCTCCTCGTCGGCGACTCCGCCGGCAACAACGTGCTCGGCTACGACACGACGCTGCCGGTCACCGTCGACGAGCTCATCCCGTTCGCCCGCGCGGTCGCCGGCGCGGTGGAGCGCGCGTTCGTCGTCGCCGACATGCCGTTCGGCTCGTACGAGTCCGGTCCCGACGACGCGCTGCACACCGCCTTCCGCTTCATGAAGGAGACGCAGGCGCACGCCGTCAAGCTCGAGGGCGGTGTCCGCTCGGCCGAGCAGATCCGGCGGATCGTCGACGCCGGCATCCCGGTGATGGCGCACATCGGCTTCACGCCCCAGAGCGAGCACGGACTCGGCGGTCACATCGTGCAGGGGCGCGGCGACGGCCTCGAGCAGCTCCTCGCCGATGCTCGCGCCGTGCAGGAGGCCGGCGCGTTCGCCGTCGTCCTCGAGATGGTGCCGAGCGAGGCCGCCCGCCAGGTGACCGAGGAGCTGCGCATCCCGACGATCGGCGTCGGTGCAGGACCCCACGTCGACGGCCAGCTGCTCGTCTGGACGGACTTCGCCGGCTTCACGACCGGCCGCGTCCCGCGCTTCGTCAAGCAGTACGCCGATCTCCGCGGCGTCCTGACCGGAGCGGTCACGGCGTACCGCGACGACGTCGAGTCGGGCGCCTACCCGGCACCCGAGCACAGCTACGAGTAGGAGTCAGCGGTCCTCGGCCGCGTCCTCCTCGGCCCACCTGCGGCTGTTCTCGTGCAGCTTCTCGAGCGCGTGCTCCGCCTCCTGCCGGGACGGGAAGGGCCCGACGCGATCGACGGAGGGGGACACGAATCCCTGCTCCACCGCGCCGGACTTGAGGTTGTACCACCAGGAGTTCGCGTCACCGTCAGACATGCGGCCGATCATACGCCGCGGTCGGAGCGGCGGTCCCTCCCCCGATCCCGCGCGTCCCGCTTCGCTAGCATGACCGGTATGACTGCTGCGACGACCGCCATCGGAATCGACATCGGGGGGACCGGCATCAAGGGGGCGCTCGTCGACCTCTCGGAGGGGACGCTCCTCAGCGACCGGATGAAGGTCGCGACACCCGAGGGCGGCCGCCCGAAGGACATCGTCGACACGGTGCAGCAGATCCTCGCGATGATCCCGGACGCCGCACCCGACACCCCCGTCGGGATCTGCTTCCCGGCCGCCGTCGTCCACGGCCGGACGATGTCGGCGGCGAACGTCTCGGACGAGTGGATCGGCCTCGAGGCCGAGAAGCTGTTCGAGGACGCGATCGGCCGCGACATCTTCTTCGTCAACGACGCCGACGCCGCAGGCTACGCGGAGTCGCGGTTCGGTGCCGCGAAGGACAAGAAGGGCCTCGTCCTGATGACCACGCTCGGCACCGGCATCGGCACCGCGCAGATCTACGACGGCGTCCTCATCCCGAACGCCGAGCTCGGGCACCTCGAGATCCACGGCGGCGACTACGAGAAGAAGGCGTCGTTCGCCGCGAAGGAGCGCGACGACCTCGACTACAAGCACTGGGCGAAGCGCCTCCAGCGCTACTACTCGCACCTCGAGGCCCTGCTCTGGCCCGACCTCATCATCGTCGGCGGAGGCGTCTCGAAGCACCACGACGAGTTCCTCCCCCTCCTCGACCTGCGCACCCCCATCGTCCCCGCGACCCTCCGCAACAACGCCGGCATCCTCGGCGCCGCGGCCCTCGCCGGAGGCGGCGTGCGGCGCTGAGCTCGTTCCGCGGCGGTCCCCGCCCGCCGCGGCGCGGTCGGCCGGTCACGCGGTGCGTTCCAGAGTGCGTGTCGCGTCCGGCTACGACGAAACGCTGCAACGCGTTTCGCTTGTTCGCCTCGTAGAGGGCGGAGGGTGTGAAGGCGGACCTGGCCGAGGCGAGGCACCCAGGCACCGATCCTGCTGGCGCCTTTGCTGGTCGAGTAGCCCCGGAGGGGCGTATCGAGACCCACCACCGCCAGCAGGCAGGGTCCGCAGTCCTCCTGTGCTGACGCCGGTGGATCTCGATACGCCCGCTGCGCGGGCTACTCGATCAGCAGGACCGCCGCGACGGGTCTCGAGGGCGCGCGTTCTGACGTCAGTCGATCTGCCTACGCCTCCTGCGCGGGTCAGCAGGGCCGCCGCGAGGAGTCTCCTGAGTGCGCGTTCTGGAGTAGTGGATCTGGGTACGCCCTCTGCGAGGACAACTCGATCAGCAGGCGGGCAGAACCCCCTCCGTTGCGTGCCCCGCAAGGAGCCGACGGCGCAGCCGAGCCCTCCCGCACACGCACCTCACCACCCACCTCGAGCCGCACAGGCAGTTGTGCGGCAAGAGGGCCGAGGCGAATCGGGAAAACGCGTGTCAGCGTTTTCCCGGAGCCGGACGCTGGACGCTCTGCGGAACGCGACCACCTGAACGAGCCGACTGCGCCGCGGCGGGCGGGGACCGCCGCGGTAGAGGGCACTCAGCCGGCCCCTGAGCCCGCAGAAGCCCGCTGCGCTAGGGCGCAACGGGCTTCTGCGGGCGAAGGGGTCGGCTGATACGCCGGGTTCTGTTCACGCCGCGCCTCTCGGCGGGCGCTGGACGGCCATCTCTCTCGGAGTCACGTTGCCGTGACCCTCCAGCGGTCTACCCGAGGACGCGACGAGCAGCCGCATCGTCCTCTGTCTGACCTTGCTCCGGGCGAGGTTTACCGAGCGGACCGGATCACTCCGGCCCCTGGTGGTCTCTTACACCACCGTTTCACCCTTACCGCGGGCCGGAGCCCGTGGCGGTCTGCTTTCTGTGGCACTGTCTCGCGGGTCGCCCCGGGTGGGTGTTACCCACCGCCCTGCTCTGCGGAGCCCGGACGTTCCTCGGCGCCGGGGCTCTCGCTCCGGCGACGCGACCGTCTTGCCGGCCCGTTCGCGACCCCAGTGTACGGCTCCGGTCAGGCGAGGGTCGACTCGTCGCCGCGGACGAGGATGCACTGGCTGTCGGGGCAGAGCACGACGTCGTCGGGAGCGGAGGCGCGGATCCAGGACAGGTCGGACTCGGTGAGGGCGACACCGCTGCCCTCGGAGACCTTCCCGCGGAGGAGGGCCGCGCCGATGCCGTAGCGGGCGCGCTGCTTCTCGTAGAGCTCGACGAGGTCCTCGGGGATCGTGGCGACGACCGAGGCCCGGTCGCGGGCGAGCGCCTCCTGCTTGTCGGCGAGCTTCGCGGCCTGCGCGTCGCGCTCCTCGGCGAGGGTCTGCAGGGCGGCGACGACCTCGTCGCGCTCGGCCTGGGCGGCGGCGACCTCGGCCTCGATGCCCTCGATGCGCTCCATCAGGGTGAGCTCGATGTCCTCGAGGTCGCCGCGGCGCTTGACCAGCGAGGTGATCTCGCCCTCGAGCGCCGAGATGTCCTTGGTGGAGGAGGCGGTCTGCAGCCGCTCGCGGTCGCGCGCGAGGCGCTTCTCGACCACGGTGACATCGGACTCGATGCGGCCGAGCTCCGTGCGGACGTCCTCGACGCGCCCCACCCGCTCGGCGAGGGTGCGCCGGGTCTGGGCGTCGCGGGCCTGCATCGCCTGGATCTTCGCGATCTGCGGCAGGGTCGCGATCGCGTGGCGCAGCTGGGCGCCTCGCGTGTCGAGACTCTGCAGG
The genomic region above belongs to Rathayibacter sp. VKM Ac-2759 and contains:
- a CDS encoding bifunctional [glutamine synthetase] adenylyltransferase/[glutamine synthetase]-adenylyl-L-tyrosine phosphorylase — encoded protein: MPRERTLSDLARLGFAELGETGARLAEAEELAGRSLASLDAAFARAADPDAALRALIDLLRSHREHLDLLLDDDQALTRLLLVLGASSGLADFLQRRPPELAGFRDPVLTLPGRAELRRDLLDSVGAVDGFAALREEEGWTALRIRYRRLLTRIVVHDLSQADPVAAIDRVTRTLADLAGAALEASLAVARTDLVEGSGPGRFTRAEVEATRFAVIGMGKAGASELNYVSDVDVIFVAEGDPERELSNARAIDIATRMAVLLMRGTSALALEPELWEVDPNLRPEGKQGALVRTLESHITYYDRWAKSWEFQALLKARPLAGDPELGRAYVEAVAPKVWSSASRENFVESVQRMRERVTENIPQNDVHYQIKLGPGGLRDIEFTVQLLQLVHGQTDDEIHMPGTLLALGALADRGYIGRSAADEFAEDYRALRLLEHRLQLRRLRRTHLMPRDEHELRTLARSSGLARSAEDLLVVWNGIKHRVRGLHERLFYRPLLSAVAALSDGGAELSAGQAEARLAAIGFSDARGALSHIAAMTSGVSRRASIQRHLVPVMLQWFADGPDPDYGLLAFRRLSDTLGGTPWFLRMLRDSSGAAKRLTTVLSGSRFVGELLDRIPESAAWLEDDDALRPRSAAALGEEVRAVLSRHDTPEAVAGVLRAMRRREVLRTAMGGVLGLSTIEETARSLTDIITALLNGVLTAVRRSSAHRPGSDAEFAVIGMGRYGGAELGFGSDADVMYVQRPGAGEPRDAQLYSQFLVAELVRLTEDSRLPLDLDADLRPEGKNGPLVRSLDSYRAYYARWSLTWEAQALLRARGVAGDAALVADFETLADGVRYPAAIPDRDVREVKRIKARVEKERLPQGADPMRHLKLGRGSLSDVEWLVQLLQLQHARSMPALRTTSTLTALAVAEEAELVTGSDAERLRAAWRFSSRVRSAMTLWSNRTSDVLPTDRGQLDGIARLLEYPAGSATRLEDDYLGITRRARAVFERRFYGPVEGDAPTYR
- a CDS encoding glutamine synthetase family protein; the protein is MDKQRDFVLRTIEERGIKFVRLWFTDVVGTLKSVAIAPAEVEGAFAEGLGFDGSAIEGLTRSFEADVLAHPDPSTFQILPWRGEIDPTARMFCDITTPDGQPAVADPRNVLKRTLAKAAERGFTFYTHPEIEFYLLKSSTFGAEGPEPVDSAGYFDNVPGGTAHDFRRRSVRMLEDLGISVEFSHHEAGPGQNEIDLRYADALTTADNIMTFRTVIKEVAIEQGVYATFMPKPLSGHPGSGMHTHLSLFEGDVNVFYEQGAQYQLSKLGRQFIAGLLKHAPEITAVTNQFVNSYKRLWGGDEAPSYVSWGHNNRSALVRVPLYKPNKGQSSRIEYRALDSAANPYLAYSLLLAAGLKGIEEGYELPAEAEDNVWSLSDAERRALGYSPLPASLDRAISLMEDSELVAETLGEQVFNFVLLNKRKDWAEYRAQVTPYELRSNLEML
- the panB gene encoding 3-methyl-2-oxobutanoate hydroxymethyltransferase encodes the protein MSAQPVKRVRTRHFQNAKESGVRITGLTSYDQLTARIFDEAGIDFLLVGDSAGNNVLGYDTTLPVTVDELIPFARAVAGAVERAFVVADMPFGSYESGPDDALHTAFRFMKETQAHAVKLEGGVRSAEQIRRIVDAGIPVMAHIGFTPQSEHGLGGHIVQGRGDGLEQLLADARAVQEAGAFAVVLEMVPSEAARQVTEELRIPTIGVGAGPHVDGQLLVWTDFAGFTTGRVPRFVKQYADLRGVLTGAVTAYRDDVESGAYPAPEHSYE
- a CDS encoding SPOR domain-containing protein produces the protein MSDGDANSWWYNLKSGAVEQGFVSPSVDRVGPFPSRQEAEHALEKLHENSRRWAEEDAAEDR
- the ppgK gene encoding polyphosphate--glucose phosphotransferase produces the protein MTAATTAIGIDIGGTGIKGALVDLSEGTLLSDRMKVATPEGGRPKDIVDTVQQILAMIPDAAPDTPVGICFPAAVVHGRTMSAANVSDEWIGLEAEKLFEDAIGRDIFFVNDADAAGYAESRFGAAKDKKGLVLMTTLGTGIGTAQIYDGVLIPNAELGHLEIHGGDYEKKASFAAKERDDLDYKHWAKRLQRYYSHLEALLWPDLIIVGGGVSKHHDEFLPLLDLRTPIVPATLRNNAGILGAAALAGGGVRR